Proteins encoded by one window of Mesorhizobium sp. INR15:
- a CDS encoding elongation factor G yields the protein MGTRAGGRRTGPKCIAIVGPFASGKTTLLEAILARTGSIPRQNPVSSGNTVSDHSPEARAHAMSVEATVATTEFMGEQLTFIDCPGSIEFSFEAEPVLAACDIAVVVAEADEKKIPALQLIMRKLDDLGVPRILFLNKVDKAIAGVRDTLKMLQPASAVPLLLRQIPLRKDGIVIGSIDLALERAYIYREYAESEVAQIPGDDKARELEARFSMLETLADHDDHLMEQLLEEVEPPKDAIFDDLAADLRDGAVTPVLIGTAEKGNGVLRLLKAIRHDAPDIEATRKRLGAPDGSATVVQVMKTIHTPHGGKLSISRILSGQVADGSELWLPGGDTAKVSGIYRMLGKDQFKLTGAKVGDTVALGKLDEVKTGQTLTSAKSGTRQLFGVEPPQPVFAFALRPKERKDEVKMSAAIQRLAEEDPSLTLRHNQDSAETVLSGHGEMHLRVVRERLEGKNQIPVEGHSPAVPYRETIRKTVQQRGRHKKQSGGHGQFGDVVIEIKPLPRGSGFQFTDTITGGVVPKTYIQSVETGVRDYLKTGPLGFPVVDVAVNLSDGSYHAVDSSDMAFQMAAKLAMKEGMAGCSPVLLEPVMKVEIVTPSEATSKIIALIPQRRGQILGYDARPDWPGWDVVEATMPQAEIGDLIIELRSATAGVASYRAAFDHMAELTGRLADDAMNANGKAA from the coding sequence ATGGGTACTCGCGCCGGAGGACGACGCACGGGACCGAAATGCATTGCCATAGTCGGTCCCTTCGCAAGCGGTAAGACAACACTTCTCGAAGCCATATTGGCCCGCACGGGCTCAATTCCCCGACAAAACCCGGTTTCATCTGGAAACACCGTTTCCGATCACTCACCCGAGGCGCGCGCCCACGCCATGAGCGTCGAGGCGACTGTCGCCACCACCGAATTCATGGGCGAGCAGCTGACCTTCATCGACTGTCCCGGATCGATCGAATTCTCCTTCGAGGCCGAGCCTGTGCTGGCCGCTTGCGACATCGCCGTGGTCGTCGCCGAGGCCGACGAGAAGAAGATCCCGGCCCTGCAGCTGATCATGCGCAAGCTCGACGATCTCGGCGTGCCGCGCATCCTGTTCCTCAACAAGGTCGACAAGGCGATCGCAGGCGTGCGCGACACGCTGAAGATGCTGCAGCCGGCCAGTGCCGTGCCTCTGCTGCTGCGCCAGATTCCGCTGCGCAAGGACGGCATCGTCATCGGCTCGATCGATCTCGCGCTGGAGCGCGCCTATATCTACCGCGAATATGCCGAGAGCGAGGTTGCCCAGATTCCGGGCGACGACAAGGCGCGCGAACTGGAAGCCCGCTTCTCCATGCTGGAGACGCTGGCCGACCATGACGACCATCTGATGGAACAGCTGCTTGAAGAGGTCGAGCCACCCAAGGACGCGATCTTCGACGATCTCGCCGCGGACCTGCGCGATGGCGCGGTAACGCCGGTGCTGATCGGCACCGCCGAGAAAGGCAATGGCGTGCTGCGCCTGCTGAAGGCGATCCGCCATGATGCGCCCGACATCGAGGCAACGCGCAAGCGCCTTGGCGCACCGGATGGCAGCGCCACTGTCGTCCAGGTGATGAAGACCATCCACACGCCGCATGGCGGCAAGCTGTCGATCTCGCGCATCCTGTCCGGCCAGGTCGCCGACGGCTCGGAACTGTGGCTGCCCGGCGGCGACACGGCCAAGGTTTCAGGCATTTACAGAATGCTCGGCAAGGACCAGTTCAAGCTGACCGGCGCCAAGGTGGGCGACACGGTGGCGCTGGGCAAGCTGGATGAGGTCAAGACCGGCCAGACGCTGACTTCGGCCAAGAGCGGCACGCGGCAGCTGTTCGGAGTCGAGCCGCCGCAGCCCGTCTTCGCCTTTGCCCTTCGCCCAAAGGAGCGCAAGGACGAAGTGAAGATGTCCGCCGCCATCCAGCGCCTCGCCGAGGAAGATCCCTCGCTTACCTTGCGCCACAATCAGGACTCGGCCGAAACCGTGCTTTCAGGTCATGGCGAGATGCATCTGCGTGTCGTGCGCGAGCGGCTGGAAGGCAAGAACCAGATTCCGGTCGAAGGCCACAGCCCGGCGGTGCCTTATCGCGAGACGATCCGCAAGACGGTGCAGCAGCGCGGCCGCCACAAGAAACAGTCGGGCGGCCACGGCCAGTTCGGTGACGTGGTGATAGAGATCAAGCCGCTGCCGCGTGGCTCCGGTTTCCAGTTCACCGACACGATCACGGGCGGCGTCGTGCCGAAGACCTATATCCAGTCGGTTGAGACAGGCGTACGCGACTATCTGAAGACCGGCCCGCTCGGCTTCCCCGTCGTCGATGTCGCCGTCAACCTTTCGGACGGCTCCTATCATGCGGTCGATTCGTCCGACATGGCCTTCCAGATGGCGGCCAAGCTGGCGATGAAGGAAGGCATGGCGGGCTGTTCGCCGGTGTTGCTGGAGCCGGTGATGAAGGTCGAGATCGTGACGCCCTCCGAGGCGACCTCGAAGATCATCGCGCTCATCCCGCAGCGGCGCGGCCAGATTCTTGGTTATGATGCGCGGCCCGACTGGCCGGGGTGGGATGTCGTCGAGGCGACAATGCCTCAGGCGGAGATCGGCGACCTGATCATTGAGCTGCGCTCGGCCACCGCTGGCGTCGCCAGCTACCGCGCCGCTTTCGATCACATGGCGGAACTCACCGGCCGGCTCGCCGACGACGCGATGAATGCCAACGGCAAGGCGGCCTGA
- a CDS encoding bifunctional diguanylate cyclase/phosphodiesterase: MSILATIKDHSGRIYRGIQSLLLLSIGTALVGAFDPSETMSSASAFTVSIIATGLALMALMYMRSSVVHRLKSAAAAEAEKHHFLTMDAMTGAMTRRYFLEALSDSLGTMRDWREAALLLIDLDHFKQLNDTFGHQFGDRTLAHLVKTAERIFAGSMVGRLGGDEFGIIVPHSDLITINKDVRRLLDAMRAGKSHEGKTIPLSISVGVALAPSHASNATELMLLADLALYESKAGGRGRVTVFDEEMLSDKRYRRLVERELRAAVYLSELELHYQPIVNADGSAYALEGLIRWRHPVRGLISPAEFIPIAERSTLIDMLGEWVFKRACADIGHFPGRRISINVSGEQLKRDEIVTMCDRVLKETGHSAAQFIIEITETVATAATPEILRRLEALRGLGFHIALDDFGTGHCGFNYLKTLPIDGIKIDRSYIRSLAHDQVAQIFVSALAQIARIQDVTIVAEGVETHEEFALAKAAGCNRFQGYFFGRPAPRDKVAPLDAAEPLPLALSA; the protein is encoded by the coding sequence ATGAGCATTCTGGCGACGATCAAGGACCACAGTGGCCGCATCTATCGCGGCATCCAGTCCCTGCTTCTGCTCAGCATCGGAACGGCCCTTGTCGGTGCGTTCGATCCTTCCGAGACCATGTCCTCCGCGAGCGCCTTCACAGTCTCGATCATTGCCACCGGCCTGGCCCTGATGGCGTTGATGTACATGCGCAGCAGCGTCGTCCACCGCCTCAAATCCGCGGCAGCCGCCGAGGCGGAGAAGCACCATTTCCTGACCATGGACGCAATGACCGGGGCAATGACCCGCCGTTACTTCCTCGAAGCGTTGAGCGACAGCCTGGGCACGATGCGCGACTGGCGCGAGGCAGCCTTGCTCTTGATCGATCTCGATCACTTCAAGCAGCTCAACGACACGTTCGGACATCAGTTCGGTGACCGCACACTTGCCCACTTGGTCAAGACCGCCGAGCGCATCTTTGCCGGCAGCATGGTCGGGCGGCTCGGCGGCGACGAGTTCGGCATCATCGTGCCGCACAGCGATCTCATAACCATCAACAAGGACGTGCGACGGCTGCTCGATGCCATGCGGGCCGGAAAATCGCATGAAGGCAAGACCATCCCGCTTTCCATCTCGGTCGGCGTGGCGCTGGCGCCGTCGCATGCCTCCAACGCCACGGAGCTGATGCTGCTTGCCGACCTGGCACTCTACGAGAGCAAGGCCGGTGGGCGTGGGCGCGTCACGGTGTTCGACGAAGAAATGCTCTCCGACAAGCGCTATCGCCGCCTCGTTGAGCGCGAACTGCGCGCGGCGGTCTATCTCAGTGAACTCGAGCTTCACTACCAGCCGATCGTCAATGCCGACGGCTCTGCCTATGCCCTGGAAGGGCTGATCCGCTGGCGTCATCCGGTTCGGGGTCTGATATCGCCGGCCGAGTTCATCCCGATCGCCGAACGCTCGACCCTGATCGACATGCTTGGCGAGTGGGTGTTCAAGCGGGCCTGCGCCGACATCGGCCATTTTCCTGGCCGCCGCATCTCGATCAATGTCTCCGGCGAGCAGCTGAAGCGCGACGAGATCGTCACCATGTGCGACCGCGTGCTGAAGGAAACCGGGCACTCGGCGGCGCAGTTTATCATCGAGATCACCGAGACGGTGGCGACCGCCGCCACGCCCGAAATCCTGCGCCGGCTCGAAGCATTGCGCGGCCTCGGCTTCCATATCGCGCTTGACGATTTCGGCACCGGCCATTGCGGCTTCAACTATCTGAAGACCTTGCCCATCGACGGCATCAAGATCGACCGCTCCTATATCCGCAGCCTTGCCCACGACCAGGTGGCGCAGATATTCGTTTCGGCGCTGGCGCAGATCGCACGCATCCAGGACGTCACCATCGTCGCCGAGGGCGTCGAGACGCATGAAGAATTCGCGCTCGCCAAGGCCGCAGGCTGCAATCGCTTCCAGGGCTATTTCTTCGGCCGGCCGGCGCCTCGCGACAAGGTTGCCCCGCTGGACGCCGCCGAACCGCTACCGCTTGCGCTGAGTGCCTGA
- a CDS encoding cupin domain-containing protein — protein MKIIACGSVPTVIAPEKYFTGRVLQTPIIEKEAPARLRATLVSFEPGARTHWHTHPLGQTLYVTSGAGLAQTWGGPIQEIKAGDVISFAPDEKHSHGAGAKSAMTHIAMQEALDGVHADWLEQVSAEQYGG, from the coding sequence ATGAAGATCATTGCCTGCGGCAGCGTGCCGACCGTCATCGCACCAGAGAAATATTTCACCGGCCGAGTGCTGCAAACCCCGATCATCGAGAAGGAGGCGCCGGCGCGGCTGCGCGCCACGCTGGTCAGCTTCGAGCCCGGCGCGCGCACCCACTGGCACACGCATCCGCTTGGCCAGACGCTCTATGTTACATCAGGTGCGGGCCTCGCCCAGACGTGGGGCGGGCCGATCCAGGAGATCAAGGCCGGCGACGTCATTTCGTTCGCGCCTGACGAAAAGCACTCGCACGGCGCCGGCGCTAAATCGGCGATGACGCATATCGCCATGCAGGAAGCGCTTGACGGCGTTCATGCCGATTGGCTGGAGCAGGTGAGCGCGGAGCAATATGGCGGCTGA
- a CDS encoding TetR/AcrR family transcriptional regulator has product MTAKKVPKPRTKPAEVRRDEILQAAASIFIAKGVGPTTVDEITTRAEVAKGTFYLYFTSKEDLVAALRERFIRGFRARIHAAIEACPPGDWTGRLTSFVRAGFDAYLDDYQLHDVVFHDHRPDQRRMKGDNPLLGDISALLKAGAEAGAWSVADPDLVAIVLFQGLHGAVDDAIERGVRDGTELAESLSALFLKMLRPQ; this is encoded by the coding sequence ATGACCGCCAAGAAAGTCCCGAAGCCGCGCACCAAGCCGGCCGAAGTCCGCCGCGATGAAATCCTTCAGGCGGCCGCGTCGATCTTCATCGCCAAGGGTGTCGGCCCCACGACCGTGGACGAAATCACCACCCGCGCCGAAGTGGCCAAGGGTACCTTCTATCTCTACTTCACCTCGAAGGAGGACCTGGTCGCGGCGCTGCGCGAGCGCTTCATCAGGGGATTTCGCGCCCGCATCCATGCCGCGATAGAGGCCTGCCCGCCCGGCGACTGGACCGGACGCCTGACGAGTTTTGTCCGTGCGGGGTTCGACGCCTATCTCGACGACTATCAGTTGCACGATGTTGTCTTCCATGACCACCGGCCCGACCAAAGGCGGATGAAAGGCGACAATCCTCTGCTCGGCGATATCTCTGCCTTGCTCAAGGCCGGCGCGGAGGCTGGCGCGTGGTCCGTCGCCGATCCGGATCTGGTCGCCATCGTGCTGTTCCAGGGGCTGCATGGCGCCGTCGACGATGCGATCGAGCGCGGCGTACGCGACGGGACGGAGCTTGCGGAAAGCCTGTCCGCCCTGTTTCTCAAGATGCTTCGGCCACAATAG